DNA sequence from the Candidatus Methylomirabilota bacterium genome:
GGCGGAAGCGGACGGTGTAGGGGTCAGGCGCCTCGACGGCCTCGACCACGGCGTACTGGCCCTGGCGGGTCGAGCCCACCCCGGCCGGTGGGGAGATGATCTTGTCGTAGGAGGCCTTGACGTCTTTGGACGTCATCTCGCTCCCGTCGTGGAACTTCACTCCGCGGCGGAGCTTGAAGGTGTAGGTCAGACCGTCCTTGGCGATCGTCCAGCTCTCGGCGAGGCTGGGCACCGGCTTGGTGCCGGAGGGGTCGTTGGGATCGACCCGGAGCAGCGTGTTGTAGAAGGGCGCGAAGGGATGGATCAGGCCAAAGGTCTCCTCGCGGTGCCCGTCATAGGACGGCGGTTCCGAAGGCACGGGGAAGACGAGTTCACCACCGTGGCGCGGCTTCTCCTGCGCTGTCGCCGGGACGGCCAGCGCGGCGACAAGGACCAGGGCGAAGAGTGTCGTGACGCGACGCATCAGTCACCTCCATACTCTCACAATGGGAAAACCGCGACGGTCGCGAAAGGTTTCACCACCCCAAAGGTTTCGCCACGTTAAAGGGTGGCCGGCGCGCTGTCAAGCGAGGATGCAAGCCGCCCAGTGCCCGGGCTTGACCTCCCGGAGCGAGGGCACCTCCGCGCGGCAGCGGGCGATGGCGATGGGGCAGCGAGGGTGGAAGACGCATCCCGCGGGAGGGTTGAGGGGGCTCGGGACCTCGCCCGCCAGCACCACACGCTCCCGCCGCGCCTCCAGCTCGGGATCGGGGATCGGCACGGCGGCCAGGAGCGCCTTGGTGTACGGATGCTGGGCGTCGTCGTAGAGGGACTTGCGGTCGGTGATCTCCGCGATCTTGCCGAGATACATGACGGCCACCCGATCGGAGATGTGCCGGACCACGCTGAGGTCGTGGGCGATGAAGAGATAGGTGAGCCCCAGCTCCGCCTGCAGATCCTCGAGCAGGTTGATGATTTGCGCCTGGATCGAGACGTCCAGCGCCGACACCGGCTCGTCGCAGATGATGAGCGCGGGTTCCATGGCCAGGGCCCGCGCGATGCCCACGCGCTGGCGCTGGCCGCCCGACATCTGGTGCGGGTAGCGGTCGGCGTGCTGGGGCAGGAGCCCCACCCGCACCAGGAGCTCGTGGACCCGCTCTCGGCGGCGGTCGGCGTTGGGGACGATCCCGTGCACCGCCAGGGGCTCGGCGATGATCTGCCCGACCGTCATGCGCGGATTGAGCGAGCTGTAGGGGTCCTGGAAGATCACCTGGATCTTGCGCCGGAAGGGGCGCAGCTCAGCCTCGTCGAGCGTGGTCAGATCGCGCCCCTCGAAGACGACCTCGCCGCTGGTCGGCCGCTCCAGCTGGAGGATACACCGCCCCGTCGTCGTCTTGCCGCACCCCGACTCGCCGACCAGACCCAGCGTCTCGCCGCGCCGGATCACGAAGCTCACGCCGTCCACCGCCCGCACCACGCCACGCGTCCTCCCGAACAGCCCGGCCCCGACGGTGAAGTGCTTGACCAGGTTGCGGACCTCCAGCAGGACGTCGCCGGTCACGCCACCCGCCTCTCCACCCGCTCGGCCTCCCAGCAGGCGGCGACGTGGCCGTTCGCCCCGATCGCCCGGAGCGGGGGCGCCTCGGCCAGACAGCGCTCGATCCGAAAGGCGCAGCGGGGCGCGAAGGCGCAGCCCGGCGGCAACCGCGTGAGGTCCGGCGGCTGGCCTTCGATCGGCGCCAGCCGCTCGCGCCGGGGCTCGTCGAGCCGCGGCACCGAGTGGAGCAGGCCCAGCGTGTACGGATGGCGCGGGTTGGCGTACAGCTCGCGCGCCGTTCCCCGCTCGATGATGCGGCCGGCATACATGACGTTCACGCGATCGGCGTAGCGCGCCACCACCCCGAGGTTGTGGGTGATGATCAGCATGGC
Encoded proteins:
- a CDS encoding dipeptide ABC transporter ATP-binding protein, encoding MTGDVLLEVRNLVKHFTVGAGLFGRTRGVVRAVDGVSFVIRRGETLGLVGESGCGKTTTGRCILQLERPTSGEVVFEGRDLTTLDEAELRPFRRKIQVIFQDPYSSLNPRMTVGQIIAEPLAVHGIVPNADRRRERVHELLVRVGLLPQHADRYPHQMSGGQRQRVGIARALAMEPALIICDEPVSALDVSIQAQIINLLEDLQAELGLTYLFIAHDLSVVRHISDRVAVMYLGKIAEITDRKSLYDDAQHPYTKALLAAVPIPDPELEARRERVVLAGEVPSPLNPPAGCVFHPRCPIAIARCRAEVPSLREVKPGHWAACILA